From a single Nicotiana tomentosiformis chromosome 2, ASM39032v3, whole genome shotgun sequence genomic region:
- the LOC117274341 gene encoding uncharacterized protein, which translates to MRGRGRGRGGSHTIARAPACATAVEPPVVPVEEQVHDYVEQEVPAQDASLLFDTGSTYSYLLSYFASYLDMLRGFLDDPVHVATPVGDSIMTDQISPYHVILDCHAKTMALIVEKGCLAYLDSVRDFSVDTLIVDPVLVMREFFDVFPADLSGMLPDRDIDFGINFVPGTQPIFIPQYHMAPVELKEFKEKLQEFLDKGLIRPSVSPCGAPMLFVKKNNREDHEQYLGLVLQTLREKKLYAKFSKCEFWLDSVAFLGHVISSDGNERDFHLLHPIEKQSSILIDSYEALYGRRCRSLVGWFETGKSRLLVIDLVRDALETVKLIQERLHIAQSRKKSYTDRKARDVAFMDGEKEDSSHVLDFSSGNLDKDLTYDEDPVTILDRQARKLRSKNIASVKVQWRDQPFEEETWEDEHNMQSKYPYLF; encoded by the exons ATGaggggtcgaggcagaggtaggggCGGATCACATACCATAGCTAGAGCCCCTGCTTGTGCAACTGCTGTTGAGCCACCGGTAGTTCCTGTTGAAGAGCAGGTGCATGATTATGTGGAGCAGGAGGTACCAGCTCAG gatgcttcGCTATTGTTTGAtactggttctacttattcatatctGTTATCATACTTTGCTTCTTATTTGGACATGCTTCGTGGTTTTCTTGATGATCCTGTGCATGTGGCTACACCTGTTGGTGATTCTATTATGACAGATCAA atATCTCCGtaccatgttattcttgattgtcatgctaagaccatgGCGTTG AttgttgagaagggatgtttggcgtATTTGGATTCTGTCAGAGATTTTAGTGTTGATACTCTTATTGTTGATCCTGTTCTAGTAATGAGGGAGTTTTTCGATGTGTTCCCAgcagacctatcgggcatgctacccgacagggatattgatttcggcattaaTTTTGTACCGGGCACACAACCTATCTTTATTCCTCAGTATCATATGGCtccagtagagttgaaggaatttaagGAAAAATTGCAAGAGTTTCTAGATAAAGGGTTAATAAGGCCTAGTGTTTCACCTTGTGGTGCGCCGAtgttgtttgttaagaagaaTAATAG GGAGGACCATGAGCAGTATTTGGGACTCGTGCTCcaaactttgagggagaagaagctatatgctaagttctccaagtgcgagttttggttagactcagtggcTTTCTTGGGTCATGTGATATCTAGTGATGGGAATGag agggattttcatctattgcaccCTATTGAGAAACAATCAAGTATTCTGATTGattcgtatgaggccttatatgggaggcgatgtcggtctctggttggttggtttgagacgGGTAAGTCTAGGCTATTGGTCATAGATTtagttcgtgatgctttggagacggtgaaattaattcaggagaGGCTTCACATAGCTCaatccaggaagaagagttatactgataggaaggctcgtgatgtggcTTTCATGGATGGCGAGAAG GAGGATTCGTCACATGTATTGGATTTTAGCTCGGGGAATTTGGACAAAGACTTGACTTATGATGAGGATCCAGTGACCATCTTGGATAGGCAGGCTCggaagctaaggtcaaagaatattgcatcagtaaaggttcagtggagagatCAACCGTTCGAGGAGGAAACATGGGAGGACGAGCATaatatgcagagcaaatatccttACCTTTTTTAA